TTATAGAGCGCCATGTTCGGGTCGTCCTTGAACTCCGGCAGCAGGTCCGGAGAGATCGAGGCCACGTCGATCGCATTGGACCGCAGACCCGCAGAGACGGCGGCCGCGTCCGGAATGACCATGAAACGCACCTTGTCGACCAGCGGCTTCTTCGCACCGACAAGGCCGTCGGGCTCGGTCGCGCCATCAAGGGGGGCGTAGTCCTCGAAGGCGACGAGGTCCACGAACTCACCCTTGCGCCACTCGCTCCACTGGAAGGGGCCGGTGCCGATGGGGGCGACCCAGTTTCCGTCGGCATCGACCGAGGCGGGGTGCAGGATGCCGGTCTGGCCGCATTCGGGGCGCGCCATGAGGGCAAGGAAGACGGCCGACGGGGTGTCGGTCTTCATCACGATGGTCTTGTCGTCGGGCGCCTCGACCGAGGTCACTTCGAGATTGCGCGAGCCGTCGAAATCGCGGGCGCAGGCCCACTCGGTCGCCTCGTCCATGTAGTGGTTCCAGCTCCACAGCACCTCTTTCGAGGTCAGCGGTTTACCGTTGTGGAAGGTCACACCGTCGCGCAGCGTGAAGGTGAAGGTGGTGCCGTCCTCGGAGACATCGACGGTCTCTGCCAGCATCGGAACCACTTCGGTCTGCTCGGTGTAGCCGACCAGACCCTCGACCACGTGGACCATGATCCCGTCCGAGTTGCCGTCCCGGTTGACGCCGGGGTGGCTGTCGCGCAGGTCGGCGTTCATCTGCACATTGAGCGTCTGGGCGGACAGCCCCGACGCGAGCGCGGTCAAGGCCGCGGCAGTTAACAATTTCGTCTTCACGTAACACTTCCTCTCTCTGTTGGATTTCACCGGGCTTTGTGCCCGGTGTCTTGAAGGTCGCCAGACGGGGTCGTCGGCGACCCGCGACCGGAGGCACGCTTTCAGGCGCCGCGCCATGTCATCTCGATGCCGCCCTGAGGGGTGGCTTTGAGGGCGGGGATCGCGGCCAGAAGCTGGCGCGTGTAGGGATGGGCGGGCGCGTCGAAGATCTGGTCGCGCGTTCCCTGTTCGACGATCTCGCCATGCTGCATCACGATGATACGGTCCGACACCTGTTCGACGACGCCAAGGTCGTGGCTGATGAACAGCGAGGAAAAGCCGTGGCGTTTCTGCAGGTCGGCAAACAGCGCGAGGATCTGCGCCCGCACCGTCACGTCCAGCGCCGAGACGGGTTCGTCCGCGATCAGCAAGCGGGGGCGGCGGATGATCGCGCGGGCGATGGCGATGCGCTGGCGCTGACCGCCGGAAAGCTGGTGCGGAAAGCGATCGTAGAAATCGCCGCCCAGACCGACCTCTTCGAGGATCAGCTCGGTCCGCGCCCGCTTTTCCCGGCGCGAAAGGTTGGGCTCCAGCCGCAGCGGTTCTCTGACCAGATCGCCCACGCTCATGCGCGGGTTCAGCGAGGAATAGGGGTCCTGAAACACCATCTGGCAGTTGGCGCGGTAGTCGCGGTCCTTCCGCGCGCCCACCGGGCGCCCCTCGAAGCGGATCACGCCCGAGGTGGGGCTCAGCAGTCCGGTGACCGCGCGTCCAAGCGTCGTCTTGCCCGAGCCCGAGCCGCCGACGATGGCCAGCACCTCGTTCGGGCGCACGGTGACGCTGACGCCCTTCAGCGCGCGCTTGGCCTTGGTGCGCCGGAACATCCGTTGACGCCCGGCATATTCCACCACGAGGTTCTCGACGGAGAGCACCGGCTGGGTGCCCTCGGGGAAGCTGCGCGCGGCGGGGCGGAAGGGCAGGGCGGCCAGAAGCTTGCGGGTGTAATCGTGCTTGGGCGCCGACAGGACCTCGGCAGAGGTGCCGCGCTCGACCACTTCGCCCGATTTCATCACGAGGATGTGGTCGGCGTAGCGCGCGACCATGGGCAGGTCGTGGCTGATGAGAAGGACGGCGGTGTTCACCTCGCGGGTGAGCTCGACCATCAGTTCCATCACGTCGCGCTGGATCACCGCGTCGAGGGCCGTCGTCGGCTCGTCGGCGATCAGCAGCGCGGGCTTCAGCAGCATGACCGAGGCCAGCATGATCCGCTGCCGCATCCCACCCGAGAACTCGTGCGGATAGGCCGCCAACGCGTGGTCCGGATCGCTGATGCCCACGCGCTCCAGCATGTCGGCGATCCGCGCGCGGCGCTCCTCGGCCGAGAGGGTCGTGTGCAGGGCCAGACCCTCGGCCAGCTGCTGCCCGATGGTCAGCGAGGGGTTCAGCGAGGTCATCGGCTCCTGGAAGACCATGCCGATTTCCTTGCCGCGGATCGCGCGCTTCTGGGCGTCGGTCAGCGCGTAGAAGTCCTTCCCCTGAAAGGTGCTCGACCCCGAGGCGCGCGCGATGGCAGGGTTGGTCAGGTCCATCACGGCACGGGCGACCTGTGTCTTGCCCGAGCCGGATTCCCCGACGATGGCCACGACCTCGCCCGGCCTGACATCGAGGCTGACGGCATCGACGACGGTCTTCTCGGTCGCCTTGATCTTCAGGGTGAGGTCGCGGACCTCCAGAAGGGTGGAGTGGGTCACGATACACCTCTCATCTGCGGATCGAGCCGGTCGCGCAGCGCGTCGCCCAGAAGGTTGATGCCAAGGAGCGTGAGCGAGATGCAGAGCCCCGGGAAGATGCCAAGCCATGCGGCCTGTTCCAGATAGGGCCGGCCCCCGGCCAGCATGTTGCCCCATGTCGGTGCGGGGGGCGGAACGCCGAGACCGAGGAAGCTCAGCGCGCTTTCCGACAGCAGCGCCCAGCCGAACATCGACGTGGACAGCACGATGAGGGGCGCGAGGCAGTTGGGCAGGACGTGGCGCACCATGGTGTAAAGCTCACCATTGCCCATCACGCGCGAGGCCTCGATGAACTCGCGTTCACGCAGAGACAACACCGTGCCGCGCACCACGCGGGCCACCGACGGCGTGTAGGAAAAGCCCAGTGCGAAGATGATGCCGTATTTGTTCGCGCCAAAAACGGCCAGCAACCCCAGTGCGAGCAGCATCCCCGGAAAGGCCAGCAGCGCGTCGTTGACGGTCATGATGCCGCGGTCCAGCCAGCCGCGGGTGTAGCCGCTCAGCAGGCCGATGGTCGTGCCCATCAGCAGGGCCAGCCCGACCGTCAGGAACGAGATGGTGACGCTGGTCATCGCGCCGACCATCAGGCGGCTCATCACGTCGCGCCCGAATTCGTCGGTCCCCAGCGGAAACTCGGCCGATGGCGGGTGCAGGCGGGCCATCAGGTTGAGGCCCATCGGATCGTGGGGCGTCCAGAAGATCTGGAGCACGGACACCGCGAGCAGGGCTCCGATCAGGGCCGTGCCGATTGCGGCGTTTGCGGCAGGTCGTTTCATGACGCGGTGACTTTCGGGTCGAAGAAGGAATAGAGCAGGTCGATCACGACGTTCACGACCACGTAGACGAAGGCGATGAACAGCATGCAGCCCTGGATGACCGGGTAGTCGCGGGCGTAGATCGCGTCGATCATCAGGCGCCCAAGCCCGGGGATGGTGAAGACGGTCTCGATCACCGCGATGCCGCCCAGCAGGTTGCCAAGGATCAGGCCCAGCAGCGTCAGCGTCGGCCCGAACGCGTTCTTGAACACGTGGCGGCGCAGGATGGTGCTTTCCTTCAGGCCCTTGGCGCGGGCGTGGGTGATGTATTCAAGGCGCAGGACCTCAAGCGTCGAGGCGCGCGACATCCGGATCACCGACCCCAGTTCGTGCAGGAAGAGGGTCGTCACCGGCAGCACGAGGTAGAGCAGTCCGGTCATCGGGTTCTCGGTGACCGAGACGTAGCCCACGACCGGGAACCAGCCCATGTTGAGGCCGAAGAACAGCAAGAGCAACAGGCCCAGCCAGAAGGTCGGGATCGACAGCAGCACGGTGGCGAGGCTGACGAAGGCGATGTCCGTCACGCTGTTCTGGCGCGCGGCGGCGATGATGCCCGCGGGCACCGCCACCACCGTCGCCAGCAGCACCGCCGGCAGCACGATCTGGATGCTGACCATGAACCTCTCGAGGATCAGGGGCAGTACCGGTTCGTCCAGCCAGATGGACTGCCCGAAATCTCCCATGAGGATGTTCCGTCCCCAGATCAGGAACTGGTCGACGACCGACAGGTCCAGCCCCAGTCTCTCGCGCAGCGCGGCGATGTCCGCCGCATCGGCCTGATCGCCCAGCAGCAAGGCGGCCGGATCGCCCGGAACCAGACGGATCAGGGTGAAGACGGTCACGGCGACCAGGAAAAGCGTCGGGATGGCCGACGCGAAACGCGATATAAGGAAACGGCCCACTATGTCCTCACTTCCCGGAAGTTGCGCGACCGGCGGCGTGCCGCTCGGCCTCTTTCGCGTAGGAGCCGACGACCCGTGCGAAGGTTTCGGGGTGCTCCCAATGCGGGAAATGGCCTGCGGTGTTGAAGATCCGGATCTCGGTGTCGCGCTGTTGCGGCGTCAGAAGTTCCAGCAGGTACTTGCCGTTCTCCAGCGGCGCGACGGGATCGTTCAGCCCCCAGACCAACAGGGTGGGGCAGGGCAGGCCGGTGTCGTGGAACTGCCGGTGCAGCGCAGAGCGCCTGGCCGTCCACTGCGCCACGTAGGTGCGCAGGTGGGTCTCACCATCCGACATGACGCGGATCGCCTCGCCGGTCTTGTCCAGCGTCGCGATCTCTTCGGCTTCATCCATCCACTCGGAGCGGACCGCGAGGATCGAATGGCAGGCGGTTTCGTAGATCCAGCGCAGGCTCGTGCGGCCCAGATAGGGCCGGGGCGGGTGCGCGTGGATGACATTGCGACGGCTGACGCCGGGCGTCAGCGCATTCGCTGCCACAAGCGCGACGCTCGCGACCAGCTCGGGCTCTTCGGTGGCCAGCTGGGCGGCCACAAAGGCGCCCTCGTCATGGCCCACGAGATGGACGCGGTCGTGTCCAAGTGCCCGGATCACCTTCAGCGCGTGGTCCTTGCTGGCCTCGAGGCTGTAGTCGTCCGCCGATGCCGGGTTGTCCGTCCGGCCCTGACCGAGACGATCGATGGCGATGACGGTGAAGTCCTGCGCCAGACGGTGAAAGACCGGGGCCCACATCACGGAGGAGGCGACCTCGTCGGGCTTGCCCATGTAGCCGTTATGCAGAAGCACGAGGGCCGGCCCGTCGCCCGCCACGTAAAGCGTGGTGCGGATGCCGTCGACTTCGATCTCGCGTCGGGTGGTCTTCATGTGTTCAGCAGCCATCGGTGACCCCCTCGAGATGATCCTTGAGCACGCGGATGAAATTCTCGAACCGCTCGCGGTAAAGCGAGTGGCCGGACTGGTTGACGATTTGGATGCTGGTCCGCGGCTGATGCTTCGCGATCAGTTCGAACAGGCTGTAGCCCATCTCGATCGGGGCAGTCGGATCATTGTAGGCCCAGAGGATCTGCACGCGGCGCTGCAGCGGTTCGTTGGCCAGCCGCATGAACAGCTCCTCGCGGTCCTTCGCGAGATCCGGCAGGAAGTGCTTCACCCGGTAGCCGCCAGGACCCATCCGGGCGATGGCTTTGCGGATCTTCGGGGTGGCGAGGATTTCCAGCTTCTTGTCGATGGACGCGGACGACAGCGTCTCGGGCGAGAAGTAGTAGGCGTTGGTGGTGAACTCCATCGCCTCGCGCGTGCCCGGCTTGTGCGGGTTGCGCAGGTGGATGCCCTCGTTGCGGGCCCCCCCGGGGGCGACGGTGTTGCTGTCGCCG
This DNA window, taken from Ponticoccus alexandrii, encodes the following:
- a CDS encoding ABC transporter substrate-binding protein, which codes for MKTKLLTAAALTALASGLSAQTLNVQMNADLRDSHPGVNRDGNSDGIMVHVVEGLVGYTEQTEVVPMLAETVDVSEDGTTFTFTLRDGVTFHNGKPLTSKEVLWSWNHYMDEATEWACARDFDGSRNLEVTSVEAPDDKTIVMKTDTPSAVFLALMARPECGQTGILHPASVDADGNWVAPIGTGPFQWSEWRKGEFVDLVAFEDYAPLDGATEPDGLVGAKKPLVDKVRFMVIPDAAAVSAGLRSNAIDVASISPDLLPEFKDDPNMALYNVRNFGNNVMYFQIRDPLLEKVEIRRAIAEAIDFDQLVEIASHGVGVPNMSMISVDSAYYSDVQKKRRAYDPESAKKRLQDAGYNGERISIIANKRGNVPSYASAIVAQAMMQQVGLNAQIDVLDYATQTDRRRNGEGQLLSVSIGPRFDPSLTYAFFIGDKDADKGKLWDDPKAMELMEKSFTTLDQAERQKIFDEMHELMLDQMPAVFMYNLVYSWVATSEVEGKPVWQSFPRAWEVSKAE
- a CDS encoding dipeptide ABC transporter ATP-binding protein; protein product: MTHSTLLEVRDLTLKIKATEKTVVDAVSLDVRPGEVVAIVGESGSGKTQVARAVMDLTNPAIARASGSSTFQGKDFYALTDAQKRAIRGKEIGMVFQEPMTSLNPSLTIGQQLAEGLALHTTLSAEERRARIADMLERVGISDPDHALAAYPHEFSGGMRQRIMLASVMLLKPALLIADEPTTALDAVIQRDVMELMVELTREVNTAVLLISHDLPMVARYADHILVMKSGEVVERGTSAEVLSAPKHDYTRKLLAALPFRPAARSFPEGTQPVLSVENLVVEYAGRQRMFRRTKAKRALKGVSVTVRPNEVLAIVGGSGSGKTTLGRAVTGLLSPTSGVIRFEGRPVGARKDRDYRANCQMVFQDPYSSLNPRMSVGDLVREPLRLEPNLSRREKRARTELILEEVGLGGDFYDRFPHQLSGGQRQRIAIARAIIRRPRLLIADEPVSALDVTVRAQILALFADLQKRHGFSSLFISHDLGVVEQVSDRIIVMQHGEIVEQGTRDQIFDAPAHPYTRQLLAAIPALKATPQGGIEMTWRGA
- a CDS encoding ABC transporter permease, with the protein product MKRPAANAAIGTALIGALLAVSVLQIFWTPHDPMGLNLMARLHPPSAEFPLGTDEFGRDVMSRLMVGAMTSVTISFLTVGLALLMGTTIGLLSGYTRGWLDRGIMTVNDALLAFPGMLLALGLLAVFGANKYGIIFALGFSYTPSVARVVRGTVLSLREREFIEASRVMGNGELYTMVRHVLPNCLAPLIVLSTSMFGWALLSESALSFLGLGVPPPAPTWGNMLAGGRPYLEQAAWLGIFPGLCISLTLLGINLLGDALRDRLDPQMRGVS
- a CDS encoding ABC transporter permease, translated to MGRFLISRFASAIPTLFLVAVTVFTLIRLVPGDPAALLLGDQADAADIAALRERLGLDLSVVDQFLIWGRNILMGDFGQSIWLDEPVLPLILERFMVSIQIVLPAVLLATVVAVPAGIIAAARQNSVTDIAFVSLATVLLSIPTFWLGLLLLLFFGLNMGWFPVVGYVSVTENPMTGLLYLVLPVTTLFLHELGSVIRMSRASTLEVLRLEYITHARAKGLKESTILRRHVFKNAFGPTLTLLGLILGNLLGGIAVIETVFTIPGLGRLMIDAIYARDYPVIQGCMLFIAFVYVVVNVVIDLLYSFFDPKVTAS
- a CDS encoding alpha/beta fold hydrolase, whose product is MAAEHMKTTRREIEVDGIRTTLYVAGDGPALVLLHNGYMGKPDEVASSVMWAPVFHRLAQDFTVIAIDRLGQGRTDNPASADDYSLEASKDHALKVIRALGHDRVHLVGHDEGAFVAAQLATEEPELVASVALVAANALTPGVSRRNVIHAHPPRPYLGRTSLRWIYETACHSILAVRSEWMDEAEEIATLDKTGEAIRVMSDGETHLRTYVAQWTARRSALHRQFHDTGLPCPTLLVWGLNDPVAPLENGKYLLELLTPQQRDTEIRIFNTAGHFPHWEHPETFARVVGSYAKEAERHAAGRATSGK
- a CDS encoding alpha/beta fold hydrolase → MQENFINVGAIRTRYLSEGSGGTPIVFVHGGTIGDVSSASNAEDFEPLIAEIGKDRLAIAVDRLGQGYTDNPSEDEVIGWTMKGSVQHFIAFLEELGKGPYHLVGHSRGGYVVTRTTLERPDLVASLTIGDSNTVAPGGARNEGIHLRNPHKPGTREAMEFTTNAYYFSPETLSSASIDKKLEILATPKIRKAIARMGPGGYRVKHFLPDLAKDREELFMRLANEPLQRRVQILWAYNDPTAPIEMGYSLFELIAKHQPRTSIQIVNQSGHSLYRERFENFIRVLKDHLEGVTDGC